AGAGCCTGTACGATGTGCAGAAGGCAATGAGATATATAAAAACATTTTCTCATTTTTCTCCCTTTCAAGTAAAACAAGTTTCTTGTGGACATACAAGTTCGCAAAACCAGTTCCTAAATGCTTATTTTTACGTTCAACAAATGAACAAAAAAGTACATGctcatatataaaaagaaaagaaattttaaaaagaaaacaaaaaaacaaaaatggcCAGCTTACCGAACTGGCTGCTGATTGTAGTgattcttctctttcttttttgcAGCGGCTAGCTTTGCGTTTCTGGCAGCAGCTTCACTCGCAGCAGCTCGGGCAGCAGCATCCATCTCTTTGctagatttcttcttcttcatcgacGTCACTTTCTTTAGCCTCTCCTTGACATCAACAGCAGATAAATCTTCTGCCTTCTCAGTCTCAGCAGTTTCATCTGCGACATTTCCCATTTCAGCTCCCTCAGCCTGGTCCTGAGATTCTTTTGACTCTTTCAATTtatccttctttttcttcttctttgcagATTTGCTCTCCCCAgcattttccttcttgtccaccTCTCCATTGAGGCTCTCTTCTTTTTTCTCTCGTGCAACACCTATGTATGAAAAAGAAAATCACAAGCCAAATAACGTCACAAATCAATTGAATATGCGGAAGATTGTAGCACAATTCAAAAATCAAAGGGATTAAAAAAAAAGTCCAAATTTAATGACAATCCCTAAAAATGCATTTTGTCTCACGGATAAATGGTTAGCGGACATTAAATTGCAGACCATAATGGTAATCGTTGTGGCTTTCAACACTTTCTACCTTTCCCCATTCTGGTGAAACCATTAAAGATGTTATATTAACTCAATTCAAAATACATTATTGGCAAGAATCCTTCTAAGAAGAATTAGGAAACAAGCACACAAGACTGAAGCAAAACCACTCAATGTTCAAATTTGGTCAAATGCAATCATAAAAAATTATCCTCTGATAGAAATATATTATTGTGGAGAATAGTAACAAATTTGCAAGAAAAAAAACTACTTAGCATAAatgaaattatatatattaacagcTTGCCAAAATGAATACTTAgcacaaacaaaaagaaaattaCCGAGGGTATCATCTTGGCCACCAGCCTCACTTATAGTACTGTATCCTAACTCTGCAAGAACAGCTTCAAGTTCTTCAAGCTCCTTTTTCTTCAGTTCTTTCTTCGAAAGTTGCCTTTCTGATTCTTTAGGAGGCAAAGGAGCTCCAGAAGGATTCTGAGCAGGTTCAGCTTGCAGTGGTGCTTCAGAGTCGTTTTCATGTTCTTCCTCCAcatcatcatcaacttcatcaAGAGCTTCTTCCTCACTCTCGCTTAGCTGGAATCAATTAAACAGAAGAGTCAAAATGTCCCAATGTATTTAGATTAGGAATAAAAGCAAAAGCAGAAGTTTAAGACACTCCAAATTTTAGCACTGTAATTAGGCACCTTGGGGGTTTAATTGAAGGCAAAAGAACAACAAATCTAAGCTGAATGGGAAGGAACACTACCAAAAACTAGAAGAATCAAAGAAGAAGGATGTCATTGTCCCTCCCaacttaaaaaattataattcacaTTATCCATAATATCTCAGTTACCATATGAACAAAACAATATAagatatcaccaaataattttttttttaaaacacaaagCATCGTTTAATATTCAGGCCCTAGGCTAAGGCCCTTCAGTTTCCACTGTCTGAGTCCAATGCCATATGTTTCGACTATTTTGGGTAGAATCTTAtttctcacataatcacatttgaTTAAGCTATTTTAAATATGAGGTTTACCTAGTAGCATATAACAACAATTGTTTCTTCCATTTAAGTTTTACTTAATTTCTACATGAGCATAAGAAGATTCTTCTTCTACAaaatctcttctttctttctacaCATACAATGGTTGAGCATAAGAAGATTCTTCTTCTACAaaatctcttctttctttctacaCATACAATGGTTGAGTGATAGATTAGCTAGGTCCCAGTCCAACACTTTTAGATGACCAACATAAAACTTTTATCAAAATGTAATTACGATGTAGAACAAATTTCTACACTTCATAACACAATGTTGTTGCAAAAACtacttgaaaatattttaatacaTACAAAAACTTACCATTTGTCGACCCAGCCAAATACGAATATTCACTAGTAAATTCTATACAAACCAAATAGCCAATAAATGAAAAATTCTACACCAATCAGCCACATATTGCCAAATTTTCTATAACAATCGATACGTATTAAAGGAAAAAGATCTCGACAAAGTAAACCATTATGTTATCTAGAATTGCACAAAAAGGAATCTAAAAATTTCTTCACAGCTGTCTTTTAATCCGTTATTGACACTAATTGCACGACGACAAATTTACCCTTTAAAGCCGAGCATGGCGACAAGCATAGATAAATTCATCACCTAGAGCACAGGAAAACCCAGTCATAACAACAAAGATGTAATTGAGAACACGTGGGAAACAAGTGGATTAAATACTAACCCTTTGTGCAGAACACAAAATCGTTGGACGATCAACATCGAATGTTGTCAATCTGAATAAGCAAAAGAATAACTGAAGGAAAGTAGACATTGAAGCCTACACTCTAAAGTATCCTCAAAGTATTCTACATATAAATTCTTTGTCTACACCAATTAAATAATCATCATGGAGCCTACTCTTTCTACAAAAATTAagagcaaataaataaataacttgttCCTTCTGGCAATATTAAAAGCATATGAGTCCAATTAATACTTAATAACAGAGTTTTTTCTTCTAAATGAACACAACCATGTAAACTAGTTCTGATATAAAAGAGATCTCAAGTTAATAGCAAAATTCACGAACCATGTAAATCACACATTAAAATTCACAAAATTAAACATCAGATCATTGATATACCAAAAAACAAACAGTCAAGAGTATTCACATTCTTAAAGCAACATCCGTGTCCTCTAGATAATCCGGATTTCAACCCACCACGATTTCTAATAGATACTCCAAATCAAACATCAATCATAAGCAAACACATATGCATATGACATAACAAAAACAGTGCGTGGAAATACAGATAATATATAAATCTCACTATCTACAAGACCATGAACAAGCTCAAACAGTGAAAAGAGACTACCTCAAGAGCAGGCTCATGCTCACTGTCCTTGGCGGACTTCGAATCGGGGGCACTCCAGACCGCCTCAGGCGGAGCCGTGGTGGCGTAGTAATCGTCATCATCCTCGTCATCAACATCGGCCCAGGACTTAACTGTAAGAGGCGCGGGAGCCCAATACACCTCCTTCTCAGGCTCCTTCTCGGCCTTCTTCCCCTTGCTCTTATccgacttcttcttcttcttcaaactACCGAGCGCAGCAAAAACGTTGGAGCTCTGTATCACAGGGGACTCATCCCGCCTAGTACTCCCACCTCCCACCATTTCCAATCCAAACACCGCACAGCCCCAAGGTCCGAGTCCCCAAACAAACACCAGGCCGCCTCCGACGAAAAATGGGCCTACCGAGTGTGATAGAgacaaaatattaaataaattagggTTTCAGTAAGAAATCGATTCACCGATTTCCACAGCAGAATAGATATTGCTCGATGGACAAGGATCTGAAACCTGAAGAGAAATAGAGAGCCCAAGACAAATCGTTTCGAAGAAAACGAAAAGGGAGAAAGAGatagtgggagagagagagagagattttacAGGGAGAGATGAAGGTGAAAGAAAGAGATAACGCAGCGCTGGAATGTGTAGAGAGAGAAGGTCTCTCTGAGTAAATAGTATTTGTTTGGGAGAGAGGAGGAGACGATTTGGACAAAGAACAAACCCTTTGAAACACCTCCACCTCCTTTTATTGCTCTGTGAATCCGCGTGTGTgcgagagcgagagagagagagagagagagagttgttaGTCTAATTCAACGTGGCCTTTGGATATGAATGCGTAATGGGCCTGTAGATGTGCACGTACATAACGAAACAAAAACGGGCTCAAAAACTTGACTCCACCTGTGTCTGTCTGTATATCATCTGTTATGGATCAACCTCCTCCCTCTGATCTATCACCATCATCCATCACAACCGCCCAATTCTTACTCAGACTGTTAAAACCAAAATACCAAAGACACTGCATTCCTACCCTCAATATCATCGCTTAGGTTTTTTTTTGGGTTTAATTTACTTAAGaaggaaacaaaaaaaattgtcatttatttgattatgattaatgAGCTAGTAATTTTCACTTAATTAAACTAGAATTAATAATATACAAATTATAATAAGATAGGATTTAGATGAATTTGCTAGGTTTTGTATTTGGTGATGATAAGATGGTTATCAAATTTGTTGCTATTTAacatagattatattatatgtttaatataatattattctataaGTGagaaagtttaattaaattttatttaagttataaaacatataattttattatttttaaataattattattgtaaaatatctcaaaaatatcatattttaacttGTTTAATTgtgtattattttaaaaataattattattgtaaaatatctcaaaaatattatattttaatttgttttattatttattatttttaaaataattatcattgtaaaatatctaaaaaatatcatattttaatttgtttaattgtttattatttttaaataaaatttttaattatttattttatttaagtttaagtatttacaaactatcgtcagaatttcttgaaaatttgcagaatattctaaatacctacaatgtacaccgtcatataaaaaaatttgggattatatctatccaggtgccgaaatagaaaaaggatACACCGGTGTTGTAAAAAAATGGGTTGTGTTGTAATCGttccttataaatatatatataggatatTTCTAAGGTATGCACCGGTGTATATCTTATGTGTTTCCAGCTCGTGAACAGTCTTcagggtgatttttttttatgaccgtgtttattgtaattatttagaatatcctgcaaatttttaggaaattcagaataatttacaatgttgaaaactaggttcaaacaagttgttacacgcgtgactaattttttttatgtgtgtgGAAAATAGcttgtttgaacctagttttcgtcactgtaaattatttataattttctgaaaatttgtaagatgctctaaataactacaatatacacggtcataaaaaaaaatcacgctgaaaactgttcacgacccaaaaaacacaaaaaatatgcACCGGTGCATATCTAAAAAGGTATGCATAAAATTATCCTATATAAATATTAAGTGATAGAATGTACTTATCTTGAAAGCCAAGTAATCGTACTTGATAAATTATGGATATTAATCTTTTAACTGTGTAATATTTAACTTTAGATTGCCATCTTTTAAATAGATGTGTATAAACATGATATGAGAGCCTATTTGGCTTCCCTGCAAGGATGTGGTCCAACTTTTCGAGTGCAACTAGTTTCGTTTTTGTTTGTACTTTAAATTTTCACTTTCTTTTCGGCTATTATTTGTTTCTTTCCATATAATTTAATCctttttatctttatttattaGGTTTTTAGTACTAcaattatttgaattatattattattttatagtaATTGTGACCTAATATAATTACTTAAGTTAAAAGTAATAGCGTATGTCTAATATATTAGGGGTGTTCATTAGATCACATCCAATATTTTTAAGCTTATCTAATCTGATCCAATTATTCATTAGACGTTGAATTTTTACAATCGATCTAATCTGATTAACTTGTTCTGATCCGATCCAGTTATCTATTGGATTTGATCTATTTTATCTATTGGATTATATTTAGGgcatcttacctacaacacaaacattatctgatgagctaaggctcagtaagtagaataactacctcatatgcattaaaataaacgtgcaacatgttatgtattttctttcttttactttcctttcatttgggccctagaggatgttGTTGtcgcattacatagggaatcacattcccacttgaaaataaacatgataatagagaatttctccctcataaacattcattatatagggaagtacGTCTCCCTTATTATATTTTGGGacataggtctcccaagcagcacctctactttaactcTTTCAATAACTTATCTGTAAACATTAAGCATGCTTATGCATAATAATTATAGCATGCTTAAAAATAACTTACGCATAAATACAATATGGTAGAATAACATGTAAAGTATATAATTGCACATAAGACACATGAAAGACTTGTGTTGTAGATGaagattctacttaccttgcgtcttgataaaacaactgAAATGGTTAACTTCCTGataaaacacaaactattaacttacataaaatttacatgatgtaattttggtttataattgttattattccatttttcctattttattgtttattttatgtccggGCGTATGGTaatactataattgtccatggcaagatcccggtctaaaaatcgtggtcatggtcatggtTACCTaaaaaggttttcgtaggctagcgttacggACAGAACTTCGCCTGGATCTTCGAGGTTTAGAACATTAAAAGGGTGTTAAGAAGGTTTCCAGGTAGAatgagagaaagaaaatgaggttttgtgattcaaaatgagttttggaagagctatttataggaaaaccttgggttactatgctaataaaatatttaaaatatcaagcatagtggaataataaaatattcaaaatattaagcatagtggtttgctaaagtcattattgtatcactactgcatcatcatgtgggaaccatggggtggaccccgttgtgggacccatgtggaccctactgtgggacccttgcggacccctctgtgggacccactatgaatagtatcTGATGAATAGtaacaaaaaaatgaaaacttctcaatcttcttatattacttagttcaacattttttactcacaaacttttctaaAAAAGTTTCTCTAgcatccataaattaattattcgcatgtgttagttacttcaacaacttagaattgttaaaatctcaCAATAGAATACAACTATATGTTGAAATTAATTGAACATCAAACAATAATCAATAATTGATCAAACATATTCATGCTCAATATTGCACAATGAAATCATCTTATTTAAGGCATCACACATAATAAGAAAAAGAAGTTTTACATACCTTTGTGATCAAGTCTATGAACCATCATTCTTCATGATTATGCTTATCACATTTCACCCACCTACACATCAAAGATCAAAGGCGTGCTTGGGGTGTAGATGAACActactctctttctctccttttcCTCTAAACACCCATTGTCGACACTCACATAATAAAGGTGTAACCCCTTTTATAAAACATAATGGGCTTATTGGGCCTAGATACCCAATGAGAGGATTAGTTGTCCTGGCCTAATGGGCTGGCCTAAAGACATTGAGAGTGTGTCCATAGGCCCCGAGCATGTCAGTATAttatgtccatcccattatggcccgATGGTAATAGCATGCAATACCGATTATATAGTTATCCTTACATGCTAATCACGACACTACGTAACGCTATAAAATTATGTCggtccatataaaatattctaacattctcccacttggactacATAATTAAACCAACAAGTGCTCATTGAACAATAATGTCTATACACAAGAATCTCAAGAACCACAAATGTCTATAAACCCAATTATGCATCATATCATATCGATAGGATACAAATATGATACATAACGAGACATTGGAGATTCATAAAGCATGGCGATAACTCCCAATATGGATCCACTCAAACATGATATCTAGACTAAGCCATTGGCTCGCATCATTATATCATTACCAAACGAGTGTGCACTCATAATGCCAAAGAGTGATCCACAATATGCATGTATTTAACAATAAATAGCAATCCTTAACATGTCTATCATATATGAAAACAGTAACTCCCACTGATTAAATACATCTTTGGCACCTAACAATCCACATAAGAAGTATGTTCTCAGTACACACGGTTAGGTAAGCATTGTCAGTGTAGTTATTGACATGTTATCTATAAGTGTGTGTCATGATGCAAATAAAGGACTCCACAACTTTCTCATTGCAAATGGAACGTCATCTTCATTAATGGAGTAACAAGACTCCGCAAGTTCCGAGAGAAAGATATGACTGCGACATTTATCACATAAGTTCAGTAAATTCACAATAGAGTAAACTACTCTTGACACTGAAACGAAATATCACAGTTGTATTGTATAAACCATGTCCTCATAACACGTCACTCACTCTACATCTTTGAATGAGGATGCTGTAAGTATCCACCTAACACCTAATTACAAAATAACTCATTTTACCATTATACCTGCATGTATGGGAGAGGAAATTGTAGGTGTTTATTTGATTAGACACTTAATCATGAAATAACTCCTCCTACCATTATAGAGGATTTTGACATCCATGCAGCCTGTTCAATCGATATCACTAAAACCAACTATTGGGCGTCATAATGTTGATTTGTCGATTGCAAAGACATCCTTGATACCATAAGGATGACTGCTCAAGTACCAATCCAGCATGCCCATGACAAATATCACAATAGGGAATGCGTATACATGAGAACACTCGAGGCTACCTTCAACAAGCATGTATGGAACAATCTCAAAATTGATCTCTCATCATTATCAATACACGTGGACTTTAGGCCTTTCACAATACATCACACTTTAGACTATTCCAACGTTCTCAATGAAATTGAAACATTACTCACATCAAAAGTCAGTCAACATAATCTATGAGATAATTCATCTTTCCGTTGATCTCAACATGAAGAATCTAAATACTTAGACCATGCAAGCCTTCTCTAAAATTCTTCATCCAACAGAGACTATCAAATAACAGTTTTACTTGTCTCCAGATTAGATCAATATCATAAATTATGAGCAATATACTAACCAtgtaataatataaacatatcattGTTCCCATTGATCTCTCACATAATATTGACTAACGATAATGTTTCGAATTGTCCATTATGAGAATAATAATAGTCATTGTCTTGATGCCTTTCCAAAATGAATTTAATCCATTGAATTCAGGTGTCCTTGTTAGTTGCCTTCTCAAGGCTTGATTGAGCCAAATGAAATTCTAAAATAAGAATTTAGTTCTCACATCCTTCTATATTGATTTCCAAATAGTCAGCACTTTATCATCCAATAATAATGTATTTTGAACAGTTCATTCAATCATAATGGTAACTAGCTATAGGCTTTAATCAACCTTAATTTGTTCCTCAAATAGTCTGTTCTCAACAAGACCTGTCATCAAGAAAAATCTCTCAGTTATCATGTGATTAAGCCTAAACTTCCATGTTTGATCATATCTTGGAAATCGTGATATTAACATATCAGCTCTTCAAATAAGGATTAAGAACTACTAATGGCTCTCGATTAACAATTTTGAGGTATATGTCGTTAACCTTATTTCCTACTTGTAATTGTAGGTCTGTAAAACTATTTCGATCCTATATCTTTGCTTGTTCACATATGGAGTTTATTGTAGGGTCGGCAAGAAGAACAACGGAAGCAAAACAAGGGATAAGTCTAGTTAGTCCCTAAATAATCTTTTGACCCTTGACTAACCCCAACTTGAAACTCCAACATGGACAACTTTATTTACTTATCATCAATAGTGGATAGAAGAGACAAATATATGAACCATAGTACTATCAAAAAATAACTATTGAGATAATCATTCTCTCTTTCACAATTAAACTTTGAGATTGCGATTGCCCAAAAACAAGGTCTGCAAATTAAATCATTATTCAGTCTCAACCTATATAAGGTTATTTGGAATGAAACGATACAACCCATCAAATCTAAATCCTTTTGAGTGTCATAGCAAAATACTTAACTCTTATTGTCTCTTTAAACACCTAACATGGTTGTGagtatggaattatgtttgtgattatattagtccatagaAAAATTCAAATATCTCTCCCACTTGGACCAATATAATAAACAACCACCATATTAAACTTCATTATCTAATAGGCAGTCAAATAAATCATGTATAATATCATACCGATAGgatacatatattaaacataatttggcctgaaagatatCCAAATATAATAACAACCATTAAAACAACATGCATGCAGTGCAACCATTGAGACTATATATATACGTCCCGTTTTGTACTTGTCACTTCGTCAAACAATGCATATAAGAAATGATAGCACGTCATTATGCATGTTTGGATTAATTATTTAGGTGTTTTCCACTTTGAAGCTTTCTAAAACACAAAAAACGTTTAAAACTTTGATGTGTCAAAGCTCGAGAAGACTGTGCTCAATATAATGATCATGTGAGAGAGATTTTAACAAAGAGTAATAAATACTCGATATCTCTCAAATCTtatacatgatattatagatcATAAAAAAAACTTTATGGACAAAAGAATTAATATGACCAACATGTGTACTATGCTTAAATAAGTCAAAACCTAACTTCCCCTTATTCTTTCCATTGGTTATCCAAAAAAGAATACTAAGTTATCAATATCACTATATGGCAAGCTTTGTTTCATTGACTTCAATCAAACCAAAATTGTTGCCTAAATATAACTTAGCTATCCTCAAATTTGTAGCAACAACGACATGATATTGAGTACACATGGTTATTCCATTTAATTTGGATTCATCATGTTTACGAACATCTCCAAGTAATACGCTTATTACCTCGAAATAGATAATGATCACATATCTATTGTCGTATTCATTCAAAATTTGTCCACTTATGATCTATGTCATATCTTGAGCCTTAATTATAAGAAAACCACAATAGATGATTCACTAGTTCTACTAAAACTATCTTAGGGCATAAAATCAATGCAATGGTCTCCTGAACTCATCATTATCGAAAAACGATCTCACCTTAAGAGATTTCTAATCGATCTCATCCTCATAAAGTTGTCATAGAAGGATCAATTAACACATATATACCTCACTACAGCCAACTAACAcccatctcaatattctcaatctCCCATTGATCATGGAGTAACTTGGCATCTATTTAAACAATGCGACTTCAAGATTTATTAATTTTAGGCCTAGTCCATCTTTACAATGAGATATCGTTATGTCAAAACATATTATTGCCCCATCTGATAACTAAACGGTAGAGATTTTAGGATTGCTTGAAGCTAAGAGAAAATATCAATGAGCAGTGCCACTATGCATGTGAAAACAAGGATCGCGCTATTTGCTCGTTTTCTCAGTTTTCCAAATGATCTATCAACAGAAACGATCATGTCATGCTAGAGCCGTTCTAACAAAACATATGACTCTTACGCAGGTAAGGATAACCACTTCACATGTCAAAACCAAATTCATTAATCCACTACCGATAGGGTAAAAAAGATTGTGCGGTTCATGACATCCAATGTGTTTCCTTCACCATCTAAGCATCCTACCCAATAATAAAATCATCGACAGGATGACTAAATTGCATGTATGGATCTTAGTATTTATTGTGATTAGAAAAAATGTGAATTTAATCAGCGATAATCACAATCACGATATGAATATCCATAGAACATTCAATTACATGTTCGTCATAGATTATAATCTCATAATCATCAAATAATCCCAACTAAGCATCCATAAATGTCAAAGaatccttttaaaaaaaaacataaatcaaatAGGTAATAATTCTGTAATTAAACCAAATATATGCCAACAATAATCCATTCATAATCATGAATCCTCAAAAACAAATTATAAGGCATATGTACAAAATTTGGTATAACATATTGCTCGATTATTGGGTCTTATGTGAGATTATAATTTTAAACTCCATAATTTGACATGTTTAGACTCTCGATGGGCAATCACATAAACATTCAAATTGTATTAATTTCACAATTATTATGAATGACAAATTGACATGCTTAAACTCACGATAGGTGAGTACATAAGCACTCATTTAACGTCACAGCAACATAATCATATTTGCACATAATGCCAagtattttaaaacaaaacataaggcataagtttcaaataaatataatcatgtttacaattaataaatgatataagataaattgtgagataataattttaatttaatttaattgtgtGATTATGTGTCAATTAATCGTCAACATTgaccaaacccaaaatataattacacaattaagtgggaaaataaaaaaataccaaATGATGAAAAATTTGTCCCAAACGACCCTGCACGCGCCAtaaaatttcagtttttttttgttgaaaaataggccaaaaacgacgtgtcgtttccCCTCTGTTACTCGCGACTATTTGcataaaaacgacatgtcgttttcttCAATAATGAGAAAATGACGTATCGTTTGAAGCATCAGAAatgatgtaatgccccgaattctccgttgtgtttaacggtgtgaacagtaggccgggagggccatacttgtttaattatgttattaaatgataaaatgcatgtatgtattgattatattatgatatgacgtgaaatgcatgcatatgtgtccatatttctttatataGGGGTGTgatagtaatttggcccgttgagggtaaattggttatttgaacgcatgttggtgatataaattgagaccacattatgatgtgggtttgttcgagccatttggcatgagacgatcaaggaaatgttaaatgtcggtttggtcataacaggcttaagctcggggctcggggtgagtctcggggtgttttaatgattagagtgttaccgggcattaaagggtaacgggatgtgaaatattggtgtttgagaattttgagattagcgggaattgggaagcgttaattatcattaacggtgtaggtggaaaatgtcaaaattgcccttgagaggttttagaagctttattatacctaggggtataatggtcatttgtgtttaggatatatatgatgtatggatggctgtgaaatagaacccaaaacagagttttgcttcttctccttcccgtaggttcatttctctcttcttcct
This genomic interval from Humulus lupulus chromosome 8, drHumLupu1.1, whole genome shotgun sequence contains the following:
- the LOC133796989 gene encoding uncharacterized protein LOC133796989, with amino-acid sequence MVGGGSTRRDESPVIQSSNVFAALGSLKKKKKSDKSKGKKAEKEPEKEVYWAPAPLTVKSWADVDDEDDDDYYATTAPPEAVWSAPDSKSAKDSEHEPALELSESEEEALDEVDDDVEEEHENDSEAPLQAEPAQNPSGAPLPPKESERQLSKKELKKKELEELEAVLAELGYSTISEAGGQDDTLGVAREKKEESLNGEVDKKENAGESKSAKKKKKKDKLKESKESQDQAEGAEMGNVADETAETEKAEDLSAVDVKERLKKVTSMKKKKSSKEMDAAARAAASEAAARNAKLAAAKKKEKNHYNQQPVR